In Rickettsia endosymbiont of Gonocerus acuteangulatus, the following are encoded in one genomic region:
- the tnpA gene encoding IS200/IS605 family transposase, giving the protein MSKYIHKSHNVTVLLYHMVFPAKYRRAVFDVSVDQVLREICLEIEKRYQIKFLEIGVDEDHVHFLVQSVPTYSVTKIVTTIKSVTARQIFRQCPQVKKQLWGGEFWTDGYFTSTVGKHGNENMIGKYVKNQGKEYQKLHEDHQLAFF; this is encoded by the coding sequence ATGAGCAAATATATACATAAAAGTCATAATGTTACGGTACTGCTGTATCACATGGTATTTCCAGCAAAATATCGCCGAGCAGTGTTTGACGTATCAGTTGATCAAGTATTACGAGAAATATGTTTAGAGATAGAAAAGAGATATCAAATAAAATTTTTAGAAATAGGGGTTGATGAAGATCATGTCCATTTTTTGGTACAATCTGTACCAACCTATAGCGTAACAAAAATAGTAACAACAATTAAAAGTGTTACAGCTCGTCAAATATTTAGACAGTGTCCACAGGTAAAGAAACAATTATGGGGTGGAGAATTTTGGACTGATGGATATTTTACGAGTACGGTAGGTAAGCATGGAAATGAGAATATGATAGGAAAATACGTAAAAAACCAAGGCAAGG
- a CDS encoding IS630 family transposase (programmed frameshift): MARAYAIELRLRIIKAVEAGIRISKVSKLFNVSRDTIYKWKKLKDKQGTLEAATGYQKGHSHKIKDSESFKEFFKANMNKTSKELAKQWGNIASVTILRQIRKLGYSYKKTHFHPKRDIKLRNEFIAKIQTITKDKLVYLDESGIEDNACKEYGWSIIGQRCYGEKVYQHKFRISMIAGLCNGNLIAPVIFEGNCNTEVFKTYIRDVLITELQPGQTVIMDNINFHKNSKVKELIESVGCTILYLPTYSPDLNPIEHYWFKIKNEIRKVVGDFETFYDAVFNLFWVYSPPLAA; encoded by the exons ATGGCACGAGCATATGCAATAGAACTAAGACTAAGAATTATAAAAGCTGTAGAAGCAGGGATACGAATAAGTAAGGTAAGTAAATTATTTAATGTAAGTCGTGATACTATATATAAATGGAAAAAATTAAAAGATAAGCAAGGTACTTTAGAAGCAGCAACTGGTTATCAGAAAGGACATAGTCATAAGATAAAAGATTCAGAATCTTTTAAAGAATTTTTTAAAGCTAATATGAATAAAACATCAAAGGAGTTAGCAAAGCAATGGGGTAATATTGCATCTGTAACTATTTTAAGACAAATCAGAAAACTTGGCTATAGCTATAAA AAAACTCATTTTCATCCGAAAAGAGATATTAAATTAAGAAATGAATTTATAGCAAAGATACAAACCATCACAAAAGACAAATTAGTATATCTTGATGAATCTGGAATAGAGGATAATGCTTGCAAAGAGTATGGATGGAGCATTATAGGACAAAGGTGTTATGGAGAAAAGGTGTATCAACATAAATTTAGAATAAGTATGATAGCTGGTCTTTGTAATGGTAATCTTATTGCTCCTGTAATATTTGAAGGTAATTGTAATACAGAGGTCTTTAAAACTTATATTAGGGATGTATTAATTACAGAATTACAACCTGGGCAAACCGTTATTATGGATAACATTAATTTTCATAAAAATTCTAAAGTTAAAGAGTTAATTGAATCCGTTGGTTGTACTATATTGTATTTACCAACTTACTCTCCTGATTTAAATCCTATAGAGCATTACTGGTTTAAGATAAAAAATGAAATTAGGAAAGTTGTAGGAGATTTTGAAACATTTTATGATGCTGTTTTTAATCTCTTTTGGGTATATTCCCCGCCGCTTGCGGCGTAA
- a CDS encoding Mu transposase domain-containing protein: MTYAIYQKEYKRLADHYGILLSPCCVYQPQEKGKVESGIKYVKNNFFAGRKFHRYEELIHDLANWLNKANNRIHGTTKKIPQELFEQEESNNLMPLPLETFDLSSWHNRKVAKDCHITIDNNYYSVPAKYIYSEVLVQLSPKLVQIFSIQNDLIARHVRTDGKGIFTTNPSHYAKYKRLCPGFIEYSEHYQQQMQQIGNNCSLLLELLQQTRVNDWQRCARGIISLRKVYNDELIDKTYAMFGSKYRKDGERSCCCI, translated from the coding sequence ATGACTTATGCTATATATCAGAAGGAATACAAACGTTTAGCTGATCATTATGGAATTTTACTTTCTCCTTGTTGTGTATATCAGCCTCAAGAAAAAGGCAAAGTAGAATCAGGCATAAAGTATGTCAAAAATAATTTTTTTGCTGGACGTAAATTTCATAGATATGAAGAATTAATACACGATCTTGCCAACTGGTTAAATAAAGCAAATAACCGAATACATGGTACTACTAAAAAAATTCCTCAGGAACTATTTGAGCAAGAAGAAAGTAATAATTTAATGCCTTTACCATTAGAAACGTTTGATTTGTCATCGTGGCATAATCGAAAAGTAGCAAAAGATTGTCATATCACCATAGATAATAATTATTATTCCGTACCGGCAAAATATATATACAGTGAGGTACTGGTACAATTATCACCAAAACTTGTTCAAATATTTTCTATACAAAATGATTTAATAGCAAGGCACGTTAGAACAGATGGCAAAGGAATATTTACCACTAATCCGTCTCATTATGCCAAATATAAACGTCTATGCCCAGGTTTTATAGAATATAGCGAACATTATCAACAACAAATGCAGCAGATAGGCAATAATTGCAGTTTATTATTAGAGTTATTACAACAAACACGAGTAAATGATTGGCAACGTTGTGCTAGAGGTATTATTTCTTTACGTAAGGTTTACAATGATGAGTTAATAGACAAAACTTACGCTATGTTTGGTTCTAAATATCGTAAAGATGGAGAACGCAGCTGTTGTTGCATATAG